A window of the Tenebrio molitor chromosome 1, icTenMoli1.1, whole genome shotgun sequence genome harbors these coding sequences:
- the LOC138122720 gene encoding transmembrane protein 70 homolog, mitochondrial: MSLKTCLTLLPGLVKTAKHGKINKLNTLFLNVARRPEQIILFSTDKKSSNIRNYKEIYYGVLTPQVRAVKVFSLSSSIIGITCQPFLYEAVVSTGSVPIIVAAYSFIGFFTFLTPFLLHLITKKYVTQLLYKRDTDSYVAKTVNFFNITRETEFKVEDVKVPDVPGMFTTLHAKGKPLFIDPKFFENPDHYARIMGYDKPIDFKLYETPPVEKKG, encoded by the exons ATGTCTCTGAAAACGTGTTTAACATTACTCCCAGGACTAGTCAAAACAGCAAAACatggaaaaattaataagttaaacacattatttttaaacgttGCGAGAAGGCCAGAACAAATTATTCTGTTTTCAACGGACAAGAAATCTTCAAACATTAGAAATTACAAAGAAATCTATTATGGTGTATTGACACCGCAAGTTAGAGCCGTTAAG GTGTTTTCGTTGTCTTCTAGTATAATTGGAATCACTTGTCAACCATTCTTGTATGAGGCAGTGGTATCAACTGGAAGTGTTCCAATCATTGTTGCTGCATATTCATTTATTGGATTTTTCACATTTCTGACGCCTTTTTTGTTGCacttaataacaaaaaaatatgtgacACAATTGCTATACAAAAGAGATACAGACAGCTACGTGGCtaaaacagtaaacttttTCAACATTACAAGAgag ACAGAATTTAAAGTGGAAGATGTGAAAGTTCCAGATGTTCCAGGCATGTTTACCACTTTACATGCGAAAGGTAAACCACTTTTCATtgatccaaaattttttgaaaatcctGATCACTACGCAAGAATCATGGGCTATGATAAACCGAttgattttaaactgtatgaaacaccacctgttgagaAGAAAGGTTAA